From the Leptospira biflexa serovar Patoc strain 'Patoc 1 (Paris)' genome, one window contains:
- a CDS encoding ATP-binding protein encodes MDVERILRANTFSLLVIVFLFLPLAHCNRSIPSLASAKTIQNGILDLTGEDPKTLDPFPLAGEWHAFPGELPETEAEFQALEKKTPVPLAVPAYWVNQNLPAHGYVTYRLQLKVKEPMNLMVYLREASSAYRLYYSNPERGLVLLGSAGKVSKIKEDSIGYYLETGRSFRATNDTVLYLQISNYLYSRGGPYYSPILGEVGKTILYLRFKERKKSFFFGAFLVLAITHLFLYIHRRKDKSPLWFALLCFSWLVRILLFERVSRDWFVGSDFLEMFQIRLEYLAFCGIQIFSLLFFFHVQPHLVPNKFKRYLLVPILLEILIILTSPYAVYTKLLVFSQAYMVVILILAFIAAVRSTFQRETRYVGAFITFGTFVILSATIYDSVVFFKRWDLPLITDLGFGIFCMCLAIVISKQNAHTWETAEYLTLNLRKEVEWKTLELKKEKEKAEKTGELKDKFISIVSHDIRSPLFGISSVVNLLTESPPSLSPERAKQVLGEASTGLKNILSMVEELIKYSRFQNAAVFPDYQLFDFRQITDQLIERVQEMAKPKNITILTQMEESSIGIGDPNLIEHLIWNLLTNAVKFTKESATVEVSLTESNKYWSLKVTDTGIGMPKYWTEHVLEEGFLFVRKGTADEMGAGVGLAFCREVAERHGASLLVQSEEEKGTSVELLLPNFEKIVLILDDNPGYRKQIRKVLKDIPCIIWEEEYPDHALYSVSRLKPDLIIVDFSMPDKTGIDFLRDLYSNSEMEEIRSMLVSSSHTDPNTGYKLETEVIDLGGDAFLTKTSPDQKMVELVKRLLDL; translated from the coding sequence TTGGATGTGGAACGGATTCTCAGAGCAAACACATTCTCCCTTTTAGTCATCGTTTTCCTTTTTTTGCCATTGGCCCATTGCAACCGGAGTATCCCTTCTTTGGCTTCTGCCAAAACCATCCAAAATGGAATTTTGGACCTGACCGGGGAAGATCCAAAAACCTTGGACCCATTCCCTTTGGCAGGTGAATGGCATGCCTTCCCAGGAGAATTGCCAGAAACAGAAGCCGAGTTCCAAGCACTCGAAAAGAAAACACCTGTTCCGCTGGCTGTCCCTGCCTATTGGGTGAACCAAAACCTTCCCGCCCATGGTTATGTGACCTACCGCTTACAATTAAAGGTAAAGGAGCCGATGAACCTCATGGTTTATTTACGAGAGGCATCATCTGCGTACAGATTGTACTATTCCAATCCCGAACGTGGACTCGTCCTACTTGGATCGGCAGGCAAAGTTTCTAAAATCAAAGAAGATTCCATTGGGTATTATTTAGAAACAGGACGTTCGTTTCGTGCGACAAACGACACTGTCCTTTACTTACAAATTTCAAACTATTTGTACTCTCGAGGTGGTCCTTACTATTCACCAATTCTCGGTGAAGTAGGAAAAACGATCCTTTACCTTCGTTTCAAAGAAAGGAAAAAATCATTTTTCTTTGGAGCCTTTCTTGTGCTCGCCATCACACATTTATTCTTATACATCCATCGTAGAAAGGACAAATCCCCTCTTTGGTTTGCACTGCTTTGTTTTTCATGGCTTGTTCGCATTTTATTATTCGAACGAGTTTCCAGAGACTGGTTTGTGGGAAGTGACTTTCTTGAGATGTTTCAAATTCGTTTGGAATATTTAGCTTTTTGTGGGATCCAAATCTTCAGTTTACTTTTCTTTTTCCATGTCCAACCACATTTGGTTCCAAACAAATTCAAACGGTATTTGCTCGTTCCCATCCTACTTGAGATTCTCATCATACTCACGTCACCGTACGCTGTGTACACAAAATTACTTGTGTTTAGCCAAGCTTACATGGTTGTGATTTTAATTTTAGCCTTTATTGCCGCGGTAAGGTCTACTTTCCAAAGAGAAACACGTTATGTGGGAGCATTCATCACGTTTGGTACATTTGTGATCTTATCTGCAACCATTTACGATTCAGTTGTTTTTTTCAAACGATGGGACCTACCTCTCATCACTGATTTAGGATTTGGAATCTTTTGTATGTGCCTTGCCATTGTGATTTCCAAACAAAATGCGCATACCTGGGAAACGGCAGAATACCTTACCTTAAATTTACGCAAAGAAGTAGAATGGAAAACCTTAGAGCTTAAAAAAGAAAAAGAAAAGGCTGAAAAAACAGGGGAATTAAAAGATAAATTTATCTCCATCGTCTCTCACGACATTCGTTCTCCCCTTTTTGGAATCTCGTCCGTTGTCAATTTACTCACAGAATCACCACCCTCCCTTTCTCCAGAAAGAGCCAAACAAGTGCTTGGCGAAGCATCCACTGGTCTCAAAAACATTCTCAGTATGGTGGAAGAACTCATCAAATACTCACGATTTCAAAATGCAGCTGTATTTCCTGATTACCAACTTTTTGACTTCCGTCAAATCACAGACCAACTCATTGAACGAGTACAGGAAATGGCAAAACCTAAAAACATCACCATCCTGACGCAAATGGAGGAATCCTCCATTGGGATTGGAGACCCTAATCTCATTGAACATTTGATCTGGAACCTACTTACGAATGCAGTTAAGTTCACAAAAGAGTCGGCAACAGTCGAAGTTTCACTCACCGAATCGAATAAGTATTGGAGCCTCAAGGTGACAGACACTGGGATTGGGATGCCGAAATACTGGACCGAACATGTGTTAGAAGAAGGATTTTTGTTTGTACGCAAAGGTACAGCGGACGAAATGGGAGCCGGGGTTGGCTTAGCGTTTTGTCGCGAAGTGGCAGAACGACATGGGGCAAGTCTTCTTGTCCAATCAGAGGAAGAGAAAGGAACATCGGTTGAGCTCCTCCTTCCCAATTTTGAAAAAATTGTCCTCATCCTCGACGACAACCCAGGTTACCGCAAACAAATCCGAAAGGTCTTAAAAGACATCCCTTGTATCATTTGGGAAGAGGAATACCCAGATCACGCCTTGTATTCAGTCTCAAGGTTAAAACCTGATCTCATCATCGTGGACTTTTCCATGCCGGATAAAACAGGGATCGATTTTTTAAGGGATTTGTATTCTAATTCCGAAATGGAAGAAATTCGTTCTATGCTCGTATCGAGTTCTCATACAGATCCAAACACAGGTTATAAATTAGAAACAGAAGTGATCGATCTTGGGGGAGATGCTTTTTTAACAAAAACATCCCCCGATCAAAAGATGGTCGAACTTGTGAAGAGACTGCTCGACCTTTGA
- a CDS encoding helicase HerA-like domain-containing protein, which produces MAKQSDAFTKKIQEGYPSDGSLFLGCGKFDGDTFPEAKVQIPLSTLNRHGLIAGATGTGKTKTLQLLTESLSDAGVPVVLMDIKGDLSGLAAEGESNEKIEERTKILGSEWNPTTYPVEFLSISKEPGVKLRATVAEFGPILLSRILELNETQGSVVSLVFKYCDDLGLPILDLKDFKKALQYINDEGKEELEKEYGTVSSQSVSIILRKLMDLESQGGEDFFGEPSFDVDDLIQTESKKGKISIVRLTDIQTKPRLFSTFMLSLLTEIYANFPEEGDLEKPKLVLFIDEAHLVFDEASSDLLKQLETMVRLIRSKGVGIIFCTQSPTDLPKEILGQLGLKVQHALRAFTANDRKAIKTASENYPETDFYDTKEVITELGIGEAFITALNTKGSPTPLVHTFLCPPKSRMGTLTTKELEGLVGKSELVKKYETTLDRESAHEMLTKKMETIADETESAEEETGSKKPKSKRAKEKEDPSFVETLSKNPLAREVGRTVAKEVTRGLLGMLGVTPKRGSKRKKTGLFGF; this is translated from the coding sequence ATGGCCAAACAATCCGATGCATTTACAAAAAAAATCCAGGAAGGATACCCAAGTGACGGGTCCCTTTTTTTAGGATGTGGAAAATTTGATGGGGACACTTTCCCTGAAGCCAAGGTCCAAATCCCCCTCTCCACCTTAAACCGACATGGTCTGATCGCCGGTGCCACGGGAACAGGAAAAACCAAAACCTTACAACTCCTCACAGAATCCCTTTCCGATGCGGGTGTGCCCGTTGTCCTTATGGACATCAAAGGAGACCTTTCTGGTCTTGCGGCAGAAGGCGAATCCAATGAAAAAATCGAAGAACGAACCAAGATCCTTGGTTCGGAATGGAATCCCACAACCTACCCCGTTGAATTTTTATCCATCTCCAAAGAACCAGGGGTCAAACTCCGTGCAACAGTTGCCGAGTTTGGTCCGATTTTACTTTCTCGGATTTTGGAACTCAATGAAACACAAGGCAGTGTGGTTTCCCTTGTCTTTAAATACTGTGATGATTTGGGGCTTCCCATCCTTGACCTCAAGGATTTCAAAAAAGCACTCCAATACATCAATGACGAAGGCAAAGAGGAACTAGAAAAAGAATACGGCACTGTTTCCTCTCAAAGTGTTTCGATCATCTTACGAAAGTTAATGGATCTGGAAAGCCAAGGCGGGGAGGATTTTTTTGGTGAACCTTCGTTTGATGTGGATGACCTTATCCAAACAGAATCTAAAAAAGGGAAAATTTCCATTGTCAGGCTCACAGACATTCAAACCAAACCACGTCTTTTTTCTACATTTATGTTGTCTCTCCTCACAGAGATTTATGCGAATTTTCCAGAAGAAGGTGATTTGGAGAAACCAAAACTAGTATTATTCATCGATGAAGCCCACTTGGTCTTTGATGAAGCTTCCAGTGATTTGTTAAAACAATTGGAAACAATGGTACGCCTCATCCGTTCCAAAGGTGTGGGAATTATTTTTTGTACACAATCGCCAACCGATTTACCAAAGGAAATTTTAGGCCAATTGGGACTCAAAGTCCAACATGCCCTCCGCGCCTTCACAGCAAACGACCGCAAGGCGATCAAAACCGCTTCCGAAAATTATCCAGAAACGGATTTTTATGATACCAAAGAAGTGATCACAGAACTTGGGATTGGGGAGGCATTCATCACAGCCCTAAATACCAAAGGATCTCCCACTCCCCTCGTCCACACCTTTCTCTGTCCTCCCAAGTCTCGTATGGGAACTCTCACAACAAAGGAACTCGAAGGTTTGGTTGGAAAATCGGAACTAGTGAAAAAATACGAAACCACCCTCGATCGGGAAAGTGCTCACGAAATGCTCACTAAAAAGATGGAAACCATTGCCGACGAGACGGAATCGGCAGAAGAGGAAACGGGATCCAAAAAACCCAAATCCAAACGTGCCAAAGAAAAAGAAGACCCCAGTTTTGTGGAAACCCTCTCCAAAAACCCCCTCGCCAGAGAAGTAGGAAGGACCGTTGCCAAGGAAGTGACTCGGGGCCTACTCGGGATGCTCGGTGTCACCCCCAAGCGCGGCTCAAAACGCAAAAAAACAGGGCTTTTCGGGTTCTAA
- a CDS encoding response regulator transcription factor: MTPKKKVLLVEDHAVTRVGVKHVVNASNDFEVVGEAEHSSQIANLLQETRPDFVLLDLRIPGENVLNMVKDWKKDLPQLKVVTLTMLDEQPIVHSAIEAGVDGYLLKSDDLSSLTRNLNEIASGKTVYSKNLKLSFNRKPQDGKVANKKEKQILTLLGQGKTYQEIGTDIGLSKRTVEYHVGRLKDRFNAKTVAELIGRAKEQMLI; encoded by the coding sequence ATGACACCGAAAAAGAAGGTATTACTCGTTGAAGACCACGCAGTGACCAGGGTCGGCGTGAAACATGTGGTCAATGCTTCGAATGATTTTGAAGTGGTGGGAGAAGCCGAACATTCCTCTCAAATTGCAAACCTCCTCCAAGAAACGAGACCCGATTTTGTCCTGCTCGACCTTCGCATTCCTGGGGAAAACGTCCTCAATATGGTGAAAGATTGGAAAAAAGACCTGCCACAACTCAAAGTGGTCACCCTCACCATGCTCGATGAACAACCCATTGTCCATTCGGCCATTGAAGCGGGAGTGGATGGGTATCTTCTGAAGAGTGATGACTTGAGTAGCCTCACTCGGAACCTGAATGAGATTGCCTCTGGGAAAACGGTGTATTCCAAAAACCTAAAACTCAGCTTCAATCGAAAACCACAGGATGGTAAGGTTGCCAACAAAAAGGAAAAACAAATCCTCACTCTCCTCGGACAAGGCAAAACCTACCAAGAAATTGGAACCGACATTGGGCTTTCCAAACGAACGGTAGAATACCATGTCGGACGTTTGAAAGACAGATTCAATGCGAAAACCGTTGCGGAACTCATTGGTCGCGCCAAAGAACAAATGTTAATCTAA
- a CDS encoding cyclic nucleotide-binding domain-containing protein: MNTKVESLKKIYLFQKLNQDELLHIAEKIREVHLPPRNVLYDMGEEAESMYIVKYGTLQISTSTSHGDDVNLITLGEGDHFGELPFFDDEKRSAKVEAKENSELYELRYADLHDMFSKNKEMELKFYKEVTHYYIRRLRKLTHDLAYARELRKRFA, encoded by the coding sequence ATGAATACTAAAGTAGAGAGTCTCAAAAAAATATATCTCTTCCAAAAGTTAAACCAAGATGAACTATTACATATAGCTGAAAAGATTCGGGAAGTCCACCTGCCTCCTAGAAATGTTTTGTACGACATGGGAGAGGAAGCCGAATCCATGTACATCGTCAAGTACGGAACCCTTCAAATTTCCACTTCCACAAGCCACGGGGACGATGTGAACCTCATCACCCTCGGAGAAGGGGATCACTTTGGGGAATTGCCTTTTTTTGATGACGAAAAACGATCTGCCAAAGTCGAAGCCAAGGAAAACTCCGAACTCTACGAACTTCGGTATGCCGATTTGCATGATATGTTCTCCAAAAACAAAGAAATGGAGCTGAAATTTTACAAAGAAGTCACCCATTACTACATCCGCCGCCTCAGAAAGTTAACACACGATCTAGCGTATGCAAGGGAACTGCGAAAACGTTTTGCCTAA
- the flaA2 gene encoding flagellar filament outer layer protein FlaA2 — MGKLGMTKLLLGLFLSIGMLYAQADTGGQNTANTANDEDSPLRKIVLDDFEEAEDWRVKATTPLGETRTLKLVQRGLIKDVFDEKTVPEDGGDKIEKNHILGVKTHFAAKGLDRVELYPPHEYIIKGKVRQISVWVLGRKYRHTLFAKFRDYKDVTHNIRLGRLDFFGWRKLTATVPGFIPQSTRFALLDKNLHFVSLFVTSDVHEVAGDFYFYVDDLQVRTDRSEAKYPGSEIKDNW, encoded by the coding sequence ATGGGGAAATTAGGAATGACCAAACTGTTGTTAGGCCTCTTCCTTTCAATAGGAATGTTGTACGCACAGGCAGATACTGGCGGACAAAATACAGCTAACACTGCAAATGATGAGGATAGCCCTCTAAGAAAAATCGTTTTAGATGATTTTGAAGAGGCTGAGGATTGGAGAGTCAAAGCAACCACTCCACTCGGTGAAACAAGGACTTTAAAACTTGTGCAACGTGGGCTCATCAAAGATGTATTCGATGAAAAAACCGTACCAGAAGATGGTGGGGACAAAATCGAAAAAAACCATATTTTAGGAGTCAAAACACATTTTGCTGCTAAAGGGCTGGATCGTGTGGAATTATACCCTCCGCATGAATACATCATCAAAGGAAAAGTAAGACAAATTTCTGTATGGGTCCTCGGACGTAAATACAGACACACCTTATTTGCTAAATTCAGAGATTATAAAGACGTAACACATAATATCCGTTTGGGTCGCTTGGATTTTTTTGGATGGAGAAAGTTGACAGCAACTGTTCCTGGATTCATCCCTCAAAGTACGAGATTTGCTCTCTTGGATAAAAACCTACACTTTGTTTCCCTCTTTGTGACATCCGATGTCCACGAAGTAGCAGGGGACTTCTACTTTTATGTAGATGATTTACAAGTGAGAACAGACAGATCCGAGGCAAAATACCCTGGTTCTGAAATTAAGGACAATTGGTAA
- a CDS encoding PurA ssDNA and RNA-binding domain protein produces MDPEILTEKIVTQNKTFLVDLKKNQAGFYLKVSEWSNSKKSSIFLPAEGIDRMIEILHQFKSRIADNENTKDPELGAF; encoded by the coding sequence GTGGACCCCGAAATCCTAACCGAGAAGATCGTAACACAAAACAAGACTTTCTTGGTGGATTTGAAGAAAAACCAGGCTGGATTTTACCTGAAAGTATCGGAATGGTCGAATAGTAAAAAATCCTCGATCTTTCTTCCGGCGGAAGGAATCGATCGAATGATCGAAATCTTGCATCAATTTAAAAGCCGGATAGCCGATAATGAGAATACGAAAGACCCGGAGTTAGGAGCCTTTTAG